The following proteins are encoded in a genomic region of Arcobacter suis CECT 7833:
- a CDS encoding HyaD/HybD family hydrogenase maturation endopeptidase: protein MNILILGIGNILFQDEGIGAHFIHYLDEKYDFISQKNSVSLVDGGTLAQRLIPEIVKYDEVVVVDCIDANNSKAGDVYFFDYKKTPSHINWQGSAHEVEMLQTLNMIDMNKDLPNTNVLGVIPKRIGDDTTFELSNEIITAVKTMEEVIIKYLLNLDIKMEIKNEDATIENISLISFKRDIINGPKI from the coding sequence ATGAATATTTTAATTTTAGGAATAGGAAATATCCTATTCCAAGACGAAGGAATTGGTGCTCATTTTATCCATTATTTAGATGAAAAGTATGATTTTATATCACAAAAAAATAGTGTAAGTTTAGTAGATGGTGGAACTTTAGCTCAAAGATTGATACCTGAAATAGTAAAATATGATGAGGTTGTTGTCGTTGATTGTATAGATGCAAATAATTCAAAAGCTGGAGATGTTTATTTTTTTGATTATAAAAAAACTCCTTCACATATAAACTGGCAAGGAAGCGCCCACGAAGTTGAGATGCTTCAAACACTAAATATGATTGATATGAATAAAGATTTACCAAATACAAATGTTTTAGGAGTTATTCCAAAACGAATTGGTGATGATACGACTTTTGAATTAAGTAATGAAATAATAACAGCTGTAAAAACCATGGAAGAAGTTATTATTAAATATCTTTTAAATTTAGATATAAAAATGGAAATAAAAAATGAGGATGCAACAATAGAAAATATCTCTTTGATTTCATTTAAAAGGGATATTATAAATGGTCCTAAAATTTAG
- a CDS encoding VIT1/CCC1 transporter family protein yields the protein MNTPFDKENLKKALKQQQNEINDYTIYKALSLSQTDENNKKIFEKISKEEKYHYDFWVKITNTQIEPQKLVVWWFVLLVKIFGTSFALKSLEKREAGAEEFYKELFEIYPESKKIYEQETQHELELIDMLNDKKLLYAGAIVLGMNDALVELTGTLSGLAFAFDKSLTVGLTGLIMGIAASLSMAGSAYFEAKENPSEEINPLVYSLYTGVSYILTTAILVVPFFIFDLIIESLIMMFICAFLAIISYNFYISVAKDLSFSKRVIQMSAITFGVALISFAIGYVVKFYFGIEI from the coding sequence ATGAATACTCCATTCGATAAAGAAAATCTAAAAAAAGCTTTAAAACAACAACAAAATGAGATAAATGACTATACGATTTACAAAGCTTTATCACTTTCTCAAACTGATGAAAATAACAAAAAAATCTTTGAAAAAATCTCAAAAGAAGAAAAATACCATTATGATTTTTGGGTAAAAATAACAAATACACAAATAGAACCACAAAAGTTGGTAGTTTGGTGGTTTGTTCTTCTTGTAAAAATTTTTGGAACTTCTTTTGCTTTAAAATCTTTAGAAAAAAGAGAAGCAGGAGCAGAAGAGTTTTATAAAGAACTTTTTGAAATATATCCAGAATCAAAAAAGATTTATGAACAAGAAACACAACATGAATTAGAACTTATTGATATGTTAAATGATAAAAAACTTTTATATGCAGGTGCAATTGTACTTGGTATGAATGATGCTTTAGTTGAATTAACAGGAACTTTAAGTGGTTTGGCTTTTGCCTTTGATAAGAGTTTGACAGTTGGTTTAACTGGTCTTATTATGGGAATAGCTGCTTCCTTATCAATGGCTGGTTCTGCATATTTTGAAGCAAAAGAAAATCCGAGTGAAGAGATAAATCCTTTGGTATATTCTTTATATACAGGAGTTTCATATATTTTAACAACTGCAATTTTAGTTGTTCCATTTTTTATATTTGATTTGATTATTGAATCATTAATTATGATGTTTATCTGTGCCTTTTTAGCCATCATCTCATATAACTTTTATATAAGTGTTGCAAAAGATTTGAGTTTCTCAAAAAGAGTTATTCAAATGTCTGCAATTACTTTTGGAGTTGCTCTTATTTCTTTTGCAATTGGTTATGTTGTGAAGTTTTATTTTGGAATAGAAATTTAA
- the cybH gene encoding Ni/Fe-hydrogenase, b-type cytochrome subunit — translation MIKKQYEFSLWLRLTHWVRVIAIIILTFTGFYIAFPFISPALNQAEPNNYLYALMRSWHIIFGFVLICVTIGKFYLFIFDKQSKVERDSFWDFISVKMWFKQIKYYMLIGSHGHLKGAYNPLQFMAYTGVYGALIFICITGLILHIHVYHEGLGGVLYDILRPLEIMMGGLAFVRELHHICMWIFIIFLPIHIYLAIFNSVYGKSGAMDSIISGYKWEDDKK, via the coding sequence ATGATAAAAAAACAATATGAATTTTCTTTATGGCTTAGACTCACCCATTGGGTTAGAGTTATTGCTATTATAATTTTAACTTTCACAGGATTTTATATTGCATTTCCTTTTATATCTCCTGCTTTAAATCAAGCAGAACCAAATAATTATTTATATGCTTTGATGAGAAGTTGGCATATTATTTTTGGATTTGTTTTAATTTGTGTAACGATTGGAAAATTTTATTTATTTATTTTTGATAAACAAAGTAAAGTTGAAAGGGATTCTTTTTGGGATTTTATAAGTGTAAAGATGTGGTTTAAACAAATAAAATATTATATGTTAATTGGTTCTCATGGTCATTTAAAAGGTGCTTATAATCCTTTACAATTTATGGCATATACGGGAGTTTATGGAGCTTTGATTTTTATTTGTATAACTGGATTGATTTTACATATTCATGTTTATCATGAAGGCTTAGGTGGAGTTTTATACGATATTTTAAGACCTTTAGAAATTATGATGGGTGGTTTAGCGTTTGTTCGAGAACTTCATCATATTTGTATGTGGATTTTTATTATATTTTTACCTATTCATATTTATTTGGCTATTTTTAATTCTGTATATGGAAAAAGCGGAGCTATGGATTCTATTATTTCAGGATATAAATGGGAAGACGATAAAAAATGA
- a CDS encoding hydrogenase small subunit — translation MQSQKLYEKLSNRLIDLEKLPKLKQNKSISSHLEEKGISRRDFMKWAGTITAMLALPASFTPLVAKAAKLSDRLPIIWLHMAECTGCSEALLRTDSPTIDSLIFDYISLEYHETLMAAAGWQAEHNLEHAIQTYKGQYILMVEGGIPKGENASYLTVGGHGKTGEQIALEASNNAMAIFAIGTCSSYGGVQAAIPNPTGAVALSKITDKPVINVPGCPPSEKNIVGTLLHYILYGTLPALDAYNRPKWAYGQRIHDLCERRGHFDAGEFVEEFGDEGAKKGYCLYKVGCKGPYTFNNCSKNKFNSHTSWPIQAGHGCIGCSEPDFWDTMGPFEEPVANRLYNTVFKGLGADATADKIGVGLLTVTGIGIAVHAAISKFKNPKDTQE, via the coding sequence TTGCAAAGCCAAAAACTCTATGAAAAGTTATCTAATAGATTAATAGATTTAGAAAAATTACCAAAATTAAAACAAAATAAATCAATCTCATCTCATTTAGAAGAAAAAGGTATTTCAAGAAGAGATTTTATGAAATGGGCAGGAACAATAACAGCAATGTTAGCATTACCTGCATCTTTTACTCCATTAGTTGCAAAAGCTGCAAAATTATCGGATAGATTACCAATTATCTGGCTTCATATGGCTGAATGTACAGGTTGTAGTGAAGCATTATTAAGAACAGATTCTCCAACTATTGATTCTTTGATTTTTGATTATATTTCACTTGAATACCATGAAACTTTAATGGCAGCTGCTGGTTGGCAAGCTGAACATAATCTGGAACATGCAATTCAAACTTACAAAGGTCAATATATTTTGATGGTTGAAGGTGGAATTCCAAAAGGTGAAAATGCTTCTTATTTAACTGTTGGTGGTCATGGAAAAACAGGTGAACAAATTGCCCTTGAAGCTTCAAATAATGCAATGGCAATTTTTGCTATTGGAACTTGTTCTTCTTATGGTGGAGTTCAAGCAGCAATTCCAAATCCAACAGGAGCAGTTGCTTTATCAAAAATCACAGATAAACCAGTTATTAATGTTCCTGGTTGTCCTCCAAGTGAAAAAAATATTGTTGGAACTTTACTTCATTATATTCTTTATGGAACATTGCCAGCACTTGATGCTTATAATAGACCAAAATGGGCTTATGGACAAAGAATTCATGATTTATGTGAAAGAAGAGGTCATTTTGATGCTGGCGAATTTGTAGAAGAATTCGGAGATGAAGGAGCTAAAAAAGGATATTGTTTATATAAAGTAGGGTGTAAAGGTCCATATACTTTTAATAACTGTTCTAAAAATAAATTTAATTCTCATACTTCATGGCCTATTCAAGCTGGGCATGGTTGTATTGGATGTAGTGAACCTGATTTTTGGGATACGATGGGACCATTTGAAGAACCAGTTGCCAATAGATTATATAACACTGTTTTTAAAGGTTTAGGTGCTGATGCAACAGCTGATAAAATAGGTGTTGGATTATTAACAGTAACAGGTATTGGGATTGCAGTTCATGCAGCTATTTCAAAATTCAAAAACCCAAAAGATACGCAGGAGTAG
- a CDS encoding nickel-dependent hydrogenase large subunit → MSNQRVIVDPITRIEGHLRIEVEIDENNVIQKAYSSSTLWRGLETIVKNRDPRDAGFLMQRICGVCTFSHYRAGIEAVENALGIVPPLNAKLTRSLMNISLFMHDHVVHFYHLHGLDWVDVVSALDADEAKASKEAFKYSEFPIATGENDLKKVKTRVKEFVDRGQLGPFANAYWGHKTYRLSPEQNLILLSHYLKALEVQRDLAKLMAMFGGKQPHPQSLTVGGVTCVMDLMDPSRMGEYLTLFEKGAEFIEQAYQADVIMVAATYKDEPSVMAPAGVMNFMAHQEMQLNRSEFLFDTGIIMNQDLSKVYEINEDLITEEATHSWYENNEPLHPYEGKTNPKYTGFKDMETIGANKEKVHSKVIDEKGKYSWIKSPRYDGKAMEVGPLACILISYAKGNKKIVPLVDDFLTKTKLDKSALFTTLGRTAARMIQARAIAKHGLEAFYALIENLKVDQDTYTSYKIDKNKEYKGRFIGDVPRGMLSHWIRIKNGVVENYQAVVPSTWNAGPIDAKGQVGPYEASLIGLKVADISQPLEIIRVIHSFDPCIACAVHVMDKKGNDLGTYKVDPIYGLSCR, encoded by the coding sequence ATGTCAAATCAAAGAGTAATAGTAGATCCAATAACAAGAATTGAAGGACATTTAAGAATTGAAGTTGAAATTGATGAAAATAATGTAATTCAAAAAGCATATTCAAGTTCAACTTTATGGAGAGGTTTAGAAACAATAGTAAAAAATAGAGACCCAAGAGATGCTGGTTTTTTAATGCAAAGAATTTGTGGAGTTTGTACTTTTTCACATTATAGAGCTGGAATTGAAGCGGTGGAAAATGCTTTGGGAATAGTTCCACCTTTAAATGCAAAATTAACAAGAAGTTTAATGAATATTTCTTTATTTATGCATGACCATGTTGTTCATTTTTATCATTTACATGGATTAGATTGGGTTGATGTAGTTTCTGCTTTAGATGCAGATGAAGCAAAAGCTTCAAAAGAAGCATTTAAATACTCAGAATTTCCAATAGCAACGGGAGAAAATGATTTAAAAAAAGTAAAAACAAGAGTTAAAGAGTTTGTTGATAGGGGACAACTTGGACCCTTTGCAAATGCTTATTGGGGACATAAAACATATAGATTAAGTCCTGAACAAAATTTGATACTTTTAAGTCATTATTTAAAAGCTTTAGAAGTTCAAAGGGATTTAGCAAAACTTATGGCTATGTTTGGTGGAAAACAGCCTCATCCTCAAAGTCTTACTGTTGGTGGAGTTACTTGTGTTATGGATTTAATGGATCCTTCAAGAATGGGAGAATATTTAACTTTATTTGAAAAAGGTGCAGAATTTATAGAACAAGCTTACCAAGCTGATGTTATTATGGTTGCAGCTACTTATAAAGATGAACCTTCTGTAATGGCACCAGCTGGAGTTATGAATTTTATGGCTCATCAAGAAATGCAATTAAATAGAAGTGAATTTTTATTTGATACAGGAATCATTATGAATCAAGATTTATCAAAAGTTTATGAGATAAATGAAGATTTAATAACAGAAGAAGCAACACACTCTTGGTATGAAAATAATGAACCTTTACATCCATACGAAGGAAAAACAAATCCTAAATATACAGGATTTAAAGATATGGAAACAATAGGTGCTAATAAAGAAAAAGTTCATTCAAAAGTAATAGATGAAAAAGGAAAATATTCTTGGATTAAATCTCCAAGATATGACGGTAAAGCTATGGAAGTTGGACCATTAGCTTGTATTTTAATCTCTTATGCAAAAGGAAATAAAAAAATAGTTCCTTTAGTAGATGATTTCTTAACAAAAACAAAATTAGACAAATCAGCTTTATTTACAACACTTGGAAGAACAGCTGCTAGAATGATTCAAGCAAGAGCAATTGCAAAACATGGATTAGAAGCTTTTTATGCGTTAATAGAGAATCTAAAAGTAGATCAAGATACTTATACTTCTTATAAAATTGATAAAAACAAAGAGTATAAAGGAAGATTCATAGGTGATGTTCCAAGGGGAATGTTATCTCATTGGATTAGAATTAAAAATGGAGTAGTTGAAAATTATCAAGCTGTTGTTCCATCAACTTGGAATGCAGGACCAATTGATGCAAAAGGTCAAGTTGGACCTTATGAAGCAAGTTTGATTGGTTTAAAAGTAGCAGATATTTCTCAACCTTTGGAAATTATTAGAGTAATTCACAGTTTTGATCCTTGTATTGCTTGTGCTGTACATGTTATGGATAAAAAAGGTAATGATTTAGGAACATACAAAGTTGATCCTATATATGGTTTATCTTGTCGTTAA